The window AATGACAGAAAGGAATATCTTTTTCATAGCAGTGTATGTGTTTCATAATTAGCTGAAAGGCAAAAAATATATGCTTGCAAAGAGTATGAGTAAGCCCTTGTTGAAAACTATACAAAGGTACTCAATTTTAAATCCTGATTCAAGCAATTGCATTGATATGCCATCAAAAGCGCTATTTTGAAAACTTTTTTTTGGTGAATCAAAAATTATTGTAATTTTGCCCCCGGAAAGATGGCAGAGTGGTCGATTGCGGCGGTCTTGAAAACCGTTGACCTGAAAGGGTCCGGGGGTTCGAATCCCTCTCTTTCCGCCAGACAAATCAGGTGCCCCGCATAGCGGGGCATTTTTATTTTCATGACCCGCTATGCCAGACTTGTCTGAGCATGGTGGGTCATGAAAATAAAAACATCATGCGCAGCATGATGCCTGATTTGTCTGAAGCCCCCCTTCCGGGGATCACCGGAGGTAATCCTGATTTCTTGAGATTCTTTGTGTTGGCATGTTTGGCCATGAAAATAAAAACATCATGCACCGCATGATGCCTGATTTGTCTGAAGCCCCCCTTCCGGGGATCACCGGAGGTAATCCTGCTACTGCAAAAGGAGTAAAAGGAATATATACAATAAAAAACAGGCTGCCTTGATTATCAGGCAGCCTGTTTTAATCATATTTAAAGGCATTAAAAGATGCTTCAGAATAATTGAATAAATTGATTGCGGTTTTAAATTAAATATCTATTTATTACCAGCTTCCGCTGGCGCCACCGCCGCCAAAGCCTCCACCACCAAAGCCGCCGAAGCCACCGCCTCCGCTGCTGCCGCCACCTGAGAAGCCGCCCCAATCACTCCCTGAGCTTCGGCCGCCGCCTCCGCCGCCACCAAGCATCGAAAGTATGATCCATAATGGCAGGTTGGATGAACCGAAATTCCGGCGTTTATTGCCCGAGTTTCTGCCTATCAGCAAAAAGACGATGATAATAATAATGAGTGGGACCAGCCCTGAAATCAGACTTCCCTTTTTTTCGTAATCAGAAGCTTTAAACCTGCCGGAAGCCAGGTCGATGATAATATCAGTACCCGCATTTATACCTCCGTAATAGTTGTTTTGTTTGAAGTATGGAATCATTTCATTGTCAACAATACGGCGGGCGAGGGCATCGGGAATGATTTCTTCGAGCCCGTAACCTATGGAGATAGCAGCCTGGCCGCGTTCATTGCCCACTTTAGGCTTAATGAGGATAATCACCCCATTGTCATATTGTTTCTGTCCTGCACCCCATGTCTGGCCGATTCTTTGAGCCATATCATCAATATCATACCCGTCAAGACTTGAAACTGTTACCACCGTAATCTGTGTGGAGGTGGAGTCGTTGTAATCAACCAGTTTTTGTTCAAGTCTGCCGGCTTCATCAGCGGTGAGCAATCCTGCCAAATCGTTTACCAGCCTGGGGGGCTCAGGTTTAGGAGGAATTTGCGCTAAAGTAACAAAAGGCAAAAGTATAAGGAACAGGAAATGGAGAAGATTCAGATTTAGAATAGATCGTCGGGGATTTTTCATTGGTTATCCGGATTAGTTGTTTCCAAATGAAATATCATCTGAAAGTTCATTAATGTCATCAGATTGGTGAGGAAAGTGCTTTTTGAGCTGCATTCCTGCCTGAGTGATACCTTCAACCAATCCTTCAGCAAATTTTCCTTCACGAAAAAGATTGATCATTTTTAATTTGGTGCTTTCCCAAAAGTTTTCAGGAACAACGGCGTTTATTCCACTATCGCCAATAATGGCAAACGTTCGGTTTTGAATAGATAAATAAATTAAAACACCATTGCGTTGGGCTGTTTTGTGCATTCCCAGTTTTTTAAATATGAAAGCGGCACAATCGAGTACATCGCCAACACACTTATTTTCAATATGCACTCTGATTTCACCGGAAGTGTTCAGCTCGGCATCCCTGATGGCCTGCAGAATGTCATCCTGTTGCTCAGCGGTAAAGAAATTCT is drawn from Lentimicrobiaceae bacterium and contains these coding sequences:
- a CDS encoding TPM domain-containing protein, which encodes MKNPRRSILNLNLLHFLFLILLPFVTLAQIPPKPEPPRLVNDLAGLLTADEAGRLEQKLVDYNDSTSTQITVVTVSSLDGYDIDDMAQRIGQTWGAGQKQYDNGVIILIKPKVGNERGQAAISIGYGLEEIIPDALARRIVDNEMIPYFKQNNYYGGINAGTDIIIDLASGRFKASDYEKKGSLISGLVPLIIIIIVFLLIGRNSGNKRRNFGSSNLPLWIILSMLGGGGGGGRSSGSDWGGFSGGGSSGGGGFGGFGGGGFGGGGASGSW
- a CDS encoding TPM domain-containing protein, with translation MPQTAKNFFTAEQQDDILQAIRDAELNTSGEIRVHIENKCVGDVLDCAAFIFKKLGMHKTAQRNGVLIYLSIQNRTFAIIGDSGINAVVPENFWESTKLKMINLFREGKFAEGLVEGITQAGMQLKKHFPHQSDDINELSDDISFGNN